The following coding sequences are from one Canis lupus baileyi chromosome 19, mCanLup2.hap1, whole genome shotgun sequence window:
- the LOC140610761 gene encoding uncharacterized protein isoform X2: MDSVTFEDVAVSFTLEEWALLDSSQKKLYRDVMRETFRNLSSIGKKWKDHDTEDRDNNQERKLRSNVVEKPCESKEGHQSGETISQTPDLNLNKKSPGVKPPEGHQCGDTITQIPDLNLNKKSSSGVKPPEGRQCGETITQIPGINLNKKTPSGLKPCECSVCGKVFVRHSSLNRHIRSHTGHKPYEYHEYEEKPYKCKECGKAFSYRKSVHRHERTHTGEKPYECQECGKAFTWLTTFRRHMITHTGDGPYKCKECGKAFSCSTSLRTHERTHTGEKPYQCQQCGKSLRSPLGLRIHERNHTGEKPYECKQCGKALSCPSSFRRHERTHTAEKQYECKQCEKTFSSPLGLRIHERIHTGEKPYECKECGKAFISLSSIRTHMITHTGDGPYKCKECGKAFICPSSFRSHERTHTGEKPYECKQCGKTFSWPSSFRIHERTHTGEKPYECKECGKTFIYRTTFQGHMRKHTGEKPYKCKECGKAFISPSSVRTHMIMHTGDGPYKCKECGKAFNFPSSFRIHERTHTGEKPYECKQCGRAFSCYTSFRTHEKTHTGEKPYECKECGKAFIYRTTFRGHVRMHTGEKPYKCKECGKAFSRPNSFRRHERSHTE; encoded by the exons GACTCAGTAACCTTTGAGGATGTAGCTGTGAGCTTCACCCTGGAAGAGTGGGCTTTACTGGATTCTTCACAAAAGAAACTCTACAGAGATGTGATGCGGGAAACCTTCAGAAACCTTTCCTCAATAG ggaaaaaatggaaagaccatGACACTGAAGATAGGGACAATAACCAGGAGAGAAAACTAAG aagtaatGTGGTAGAAAAACCTTGTGAAAGCAAAGAGGGTCATCAGAGTGGAGAAACCATCAGCCAGACTCCAGATCTTAATCTGAACAAGAAAAGTCCTGGAGTAAAACCACCTGAAGGTCACCAGTGTGGAGACACCATCACCCAAATTCCAGATCTTAATCTCAACAAGAAAAGTTCTTCTGGAGTAAAACCACCTGAAGGTCGTCAGTGTGGAGAAACCATCACCCAGATTCCAGGTATTAATCTGAACAAGAAAACACCTTCTGGACTAAAACCATGTGAATGTAGCGTGTGTGGAAAAGTCTTTGTGCGTCACTCATCCCTTAATAGGCACATCAGATCTCACACTGGACACAAGCCGTATGAGTATCACGAGTATGAAGAGAAGCCATATAAGTgcaaggaatgtgggaaagccttcagttACCGCAAATCTGTTCACAGACACGAAAGGactcacactggagaaaaaccctatgaatgtcaggaatgtgggaaagctttcaCGTGGCTCACAACTTTTCGAAGACACATGATAACTCACACAGGAGATGGACCTtataaatgtaaggaatgtgggaaagcttttAGTTGTTCAACTTCATTGCGAACACATGAAAGgactcacactggagagaaaccctatcaGTGTCAACAGTGTGGTAAATCCCTCAGATCCCCACTGGGTTTACGAATACATGAAAGAaatcacactggagagaaaccctatgaatgtaagcaGTGTGGGAAAGCCCTCAGTTGCCCCAGTTCCTTTCGAAGACATGAAAGGACTCACACTGCAGAGAAGCAGTATGAATGTAAACAATGTGAGAAAACGTTCAGTTCTCCTCTAGGTTTGCGAATACATGAAAgaattcacacaggagagaaaccttacgaatgtaaagaatgtgggaaagccttcattTCTCTGTCAAGCATTCGGACACACATGATAACACACACTGGAGATGGACCTtataaatgtaaggaatgtgggaaagccttcattTGTCCCAGTTCCTTTCGATCACATGAAAGGACGCACAccggagagaaaccctatgaatgtaaacAGTGTGGTAAAACCTTCAGTTGGCCCAGTTCCTTTCGAATACATGAAAgaactcacactggagagaaaccttatgaatgtaaggaatgtggcaaAACCTTCATTTATCGCACAACCTTTCAGGGACACATGAGAAAgcacactggagagaagccctataaatgtaaagaatgtgggaaagcctttattTCTCCGTCAAGTGTTCGAACACACATGATCATGCACACTGGAGATGGGCCTTATAAATGTAAGGAATGCGGGAAAGCCTTCAATTTTCCCAGTTCATTTCGAATACATGAGAGaactcacacaggagagaagcctTATGAATGTAAACAATGTGGTAGAGCCTTCAGTTGTTACACATCCTTTCGAACACATGAAAAAactcacactggagaaaaaccctatgaatgtaaggaatgtggaaaagccttcatTTATCGCACTACCTTTCGAGGACATGTGAGAAtgcacactggagagaaaccatacaaatgtaaagaatgtgggaaagccttcagtcGCCCCAATTCATTTCGAAGGCATGAAAGATCTCATACTGAATAG
- the LOC140610761 gene encoding uncharacterized protein isoform X1: MDSVTFEDVAVSFTLEEWALLDSSQKKLYRDVMRETFRNLSSIGKKWKDHDTEDRDNNQERKLRSNVVEKPCESKEGHQSGETISQTPDLNLNKKSPGVKPPEGHQCGDTITQIPDLNLNKKSSSGVKPPEGRQCGETITQIPGINLNKKTPSGLKPCECSVCGKVFVRHSSLNRHIRSHTGHKPYEYHEYEEKPYKCKECGKAFSYRKSVHRHERTHTGEKPYECQECGKAFTWLTTFRRHMITHTGDGPYKCKECGKAFSCSTSLRTHERTHTGEKPYQCQQCGKSLRSPLGLRIHERNHTGEKPYECKQCGKALSCPSSFRRHERTHTAEKQYECKQCEKTFSSPLGLRIHERIHTGEKPYECKECGKAFISLSSIRTHMITHTGDGPYKCKECGKAFICPSSFRSHERTHTGEKPYECKQCGKTFSWPSSFRIHERTHTGEKPYECKECGKTFIYRTTFQGHMRKHTGEKPYKCKECGKAFISPSSVRTHMIMHTGDGPYKCKECGKAFNFPSSFRIHERTHTGEKPYECKQCGRAFSCYTSFRTHEKTHTGEKPYECKECGKAFIYRTTFRGHVRMHTGEKPYKCKECGKAFSRPNSFRRHERSHTE, from the exons ATG GACTCAGTAACCTTTGAGGATGTAGCTGTGAGCTTCACCCTGGAAGAGTGGGCTTTACTGGATTCTTCACAAAAGAAACTCTACAGAGATGTGATGCGGGAAACCTTCAGAAACCTTTCCTCAATAG ggaaaaaatggaaagaccatGACACTGAAGATAGGGACAATAACCAGGAGAGAAAACTAAG aagtaatGTGGTAGAAAAACCTTGTGAAAGCAAAGAGGGTCATCAGAGTGGAGAAACCATCAGCCAGACTCCAGATCTTAATCTGAACAAGAAAAGTCCTGGAGTAAAACCACCTGAAGGTCACCAGTGTGGAGACACCATCACCCAAATTCCAGATCTTAATCTCAACAAGAAAAGTTCTTCTGGAGTAAAACCACCTGAAGGTCGTCAGTGTGGAGAAACCATCACCCAGATTCCAGGTATTAATCTGAACAAGAAAACACCTTCTGGACTAAAACCATGTGAATGTAGCGTGTGTGGAAAAGTCTTTGTGCGTCACTCATCCCTTAATAGGCACATCAGATCTCACACTGGACACAAGCCGTATGAGTATCACGAGTATGAAGAGAAGCCATATAAGTgcaaggaatgtgggaaagccttcagttACCGCAAATCTGTTCACAGACACGAAAGGactcacactggagaaaaaccctatgaatgtcaggaatgtgggaaagctttcaCGTGGCTCACAACTTTTCGAAGACACATGATAACTCACACAGGAGATGGACCTtataaatgtaaggaatgtgggaaagcttttAGTTGTTCAACTTCATTGCGAACACATGAAAGgactcacactggagagaaaccctatcaGTGTCAACAGTGTGGTAAATCCCTCAGATCCCCACTGGGTTTACGAATACATGAAAGAaatcacactggagagaaaccctatgaatgtaagcaGTGTGGGAAAGCCCTCAGTTGCCCCAGTTCCTTTCGAAGACATGAAAGGACTCACACTGCAGAGAAGCAGTATGAATGTAAACAATGTGAGAAAACGTTCAGTTCTCCTCTAGGTTTGCGAATACATGAAAgaattcacacaggagagaaaccttacgaatgtaaagaatgtgggaaagccttcattTCTCTGTCAAGCATTCGGACACACATGATAACACACACTGGAGATGGACCTtataaatgtaaggaatgtgggaaagccttcattTGTCCCAGTTCCTTTCGATCACATGAAAGGACGCACAccggagagaaaccctatgaatgtaaacAGTGTGGTAAAACCTTCAGTTGGCCCAGTTCCTTTCGAATACATGAAAgaactcacactggagagaaaccttatgaatgtaaggaatgtggcaaAACCTTCATTTATCGCACAACCTTTCAGGGACACATGAGAAAgcacactggagagaagccctataaatgtaaagaatgtgggaaagcctttattTCTCCGTCAAGTGTTCGAACACACATGATCATGCACACTGGAGATGGGCCTTATAAATGTAAGGAATGCGGGAAAGCCTTCAATTTTCCCAGTTCATTTCGAATACATGAGAGaactcacacaggagagaagcctTATGAATGTAAACAATGTGGTAGAGCCTTCAGTTGTTACACATCCTTTCGAACACATGAAAAAactcacactggagaaaaaccctatgaatgtaaggaatgtggaaaagccttcatTTATCGCACTACCTTTCGAGGACATGTGAGAAtgcacactggagagaaaccatacaaatgtaaagaatgtgggaaagccttcagtcGCCCCAATTCATTTCGAAGGCATGAAAGATCTCATACTGAATAG